The window CTCGCTTACCGCAAAGCACGTGTACGTCCCCCCGTCATCGGGCCGTATCGGGCTGATCTTGAGACTACCATCCGGGAGGACCTTGGCGCTTAGATTGGCCCCAGGCGACACCACCACGTTACCGGGCAACACCCAGGTCTTGGACATGTACCTGGTCTTGGTGTCGCAGCTGAGAAGCAGGGTCTGTTCCAGATAGGTCTCCTGCTCTGTCTCGCTGAAGGTGCTGCAGTTCATCCAGTCTCCATTGAGGTCGAACGCTCGCACGCTGGTTTTCTGAGAGTCCGGCAGGATGCAGGTGTAGTCGTCCTTAAAGTCCAGGACTGAGTTGAGCCTGCGGATGTGCCAGTGGGCCAGCAGGCTGTATAGGTCACAGCTACACAGCAAGGGGTTATTATGGAAGTAGAGTCCGTTCTTGATCCAGGCAGGCAGTACTTGCAGCTCCTCAATGGGGAGGGCCTTGATCCTATTGGATGACACGTCCAGAAGGCTGAGTTTCTCCAGACGGCTCTTGTCCTTGACCAGCTCCAGGGGGAAGCGTGAGATCTGGTTCTGGCTCAGGTAGAGCTTCTGCAAGCTCAGCAGGCCTGTGAGGGCTGTACGATCTATCTGAACTATGTGGTTGTTGTAAAGGAGAAGCACCTCCAACTTCACCAGAGGCTCAAAGATAAACTCGTCCAACTGGTGGAGGTTGTTGGAGGAGAGGTCCAAGTAGCGCAGCTGCTTGACGTACAGGAAGGCctcagaggacaggaagtggaggccgTTGTGACTGAGCAGGAGGTTGTGGAGCTTCACCAGTTTGATTGTGGTCCAGTCTGCCCGCAGGCGAGCAATGTCGTTATAGCTCAGGTCCAGCACGGCCATGTAGAGAGGAAGCCCTCGAGGAACGGTGGTCAGGTTCATTTTGGAGCAGCTCACTATGTTGCTGGTGCAGATGCAGGTCTTGTGACAGTTGAGGGTGGACCCTGTGGCCACGGGCAACCagaggagagccagggagaggtagaggggcCACCTCACCTGGTTGCTCATGCAGTAGGAGCGGTCCAGCAGGTAGTCTCTTGCTCTGCTTGGAGGAGGCAACATGATAGCAGTGAGTCGCAGTCAAGGATTAGTCCTCTATTGTTCCGTCCTCACAAAACAGCATGGAACAGCAGCTGGAGGAATCCCAGGCATTGCTAATTGAAGGCTGTAAAGAAAATCAAACGTGGGTGACTATTGTTGGAAATAAACATGGCTATTGGATGGAAGTGAATGTCGTCATGGTTACATGCCTAGTGAATCCATTCTCCAaaacacatatactgtacacacacacacacgcacactcacatac of the Hypomesus transpacificus isolate Combined female chromosome 18, fHypTra1, whole genome shotgun sequence genome contains:
- the amigo1 gene encoding amphoterin-induced protein 1, with protein sequence MLPPPSRARDYLLDRSYCMSNQVRWPLYLSLALLWLPVATGSTLNCHKTCICTSNIVSCSKMNLTTVPRGLPLYMAVLDLSYNDIARLRADWTTIKLVKLHNLLLSHNGLHFLSSEAFLYVKQLRYLDLSSNNLHQLDEFIFEPLVKLEVLLLYNNHIVQIDRTALTGLLSLQKLYLSQNQISRFPLELVKDKSRLEKLSLLDVSSNRIKALPIEELQVLPAWIKNGLYFHNNPLLCSCDLYSLLAHWHIRRLNSVLDFKDDYTCILPDSQKTSVRAFDLNGDWMNCSTFSETEQETYLEQTLLLSCDTKTRYMSKTWVLPGNVVVSPGANLSAKVLPDGSLKISPIRPDDGGTYTCFAVSEVLNETIYVQVKVHNFTLNGGGENLNTAYTTLVGCLASVVLVIIYLYLTPCRCFCCPGKGKNHREDSIHSSMLSATPTHDDPAQKADLNRHVAFIDPKDLQGQNGNVNPNGEDEEMDEEAGMLGKGRRKKSVAESISSVFSDTPMVV